In one Asterias amurensis chromosome 9, ASM3211899v1 genomic region, the following are encoded:
- the LOC139942275 gene encoding lysosomal acid glucosylceramidase-like — protein MQRLFFLLCALLGYFVLVDAADKPCMKKEFSEGDSFVCECSADYCDTVERHGSFNSHQILEYTSSQNDSRFLKTVLDMADKPMEDRVLLIVDSSKEYQSILGFGGAFTDSATMNILNVSSEAQENLLKSYFSTDGIEYNMGRVPIHSCDFSLSEYSYDEYDGDFDLVNFTLVSEDLDLKIPIIQRAKAMSDHEIKLFASPWSAPAWMKTNKMMHNGLNQGRLIGQPGEKYYQTWADYFIKFLKEYDALDVPMWGLTVQNEPTAGLIPFYPWQCMAMEPHTTRDFVKMDLGPALRDNGYGHLKLMTHDDNLPAILEDTETVMEDTEARNYTSGIALHWYQSDIPSANYSELDQIVHHYPEKFILATEACDGYQTLAVPVILGSWARGEAYSFDIIKDLNHFVSGWVDWNLALNMQGGPNWAKNEVDSPIIVDAENDIFYKQPMFYHMGHFSKFIPAGSVRVDLGSSSSTSLDMTAFKHPDGTIATVILNRGDSEVPFSMHDITKTGYINAIAPPRSIKTYLWKFEDIVTTSTPDRSTQQGSFTTKYGGNDGPGMKMSFSLIIGMVLLCNLVFNLFSTAN, from the exons ATGCAAAGACTTTTCTTTCTGTTATGTGCTCTTCTTGGGTACTTTGTACTTGTAG aTGCAGCAGACAAACCATGTATGAAAAAGGAATTCTCAGAGGGGGATTCTTTTGTATGTGAGTGTTCTGCTGATTACTGTGATACAGTTGAGAGACATGGCAGCTTTAATTCTCATCAGATTCTAGAGTACACCTCAAGTCAGAATGACTCTCGTTTCTTGAAGACGGTGCTAGACATGGCTGACAAACCGATGG AGGACAgggtgctgttgatagtagattCTTCCAAGGAATACCAGAGCATCTTGGGATTTGGAGGAGCGTTCACAGACTCCGCAACCATGAACATCTTAAACGTATCGAGTGAAGCTCAGGAGAACCTGCTCAAGTCTTACTTCTCGACAGATG GTATTGAATACAATATGGGACGTGTGCCAATCCACAGCTGTGACTTCTCGTTATCGGAATACAGTTATGACGAATACGATGGAGATTTTGATCTCGTCAACTTTACCCTAGTATCTGAAGATCTAGATTTAAAG ATCCCAATTATTCAGCGAGCTAAGGCAATGAGTGATCACGAGATTAAGCTGTTTGCGAGTCCCTGGTCTGCCCCAGCATGGATGAAGACTAACAAGATGATGCACAATGGTTTAAATCAAGGAAGACTCATTGGACAACCTGGGGAGAAGTACTATCAGACATGGGCAGACTACTTCATCAA GTTTTTGAAAGAGTATGACGCCCTGGATGTTCCAATGTGGGGTTTGACGGTTCAGAATGAACCCACAGCTGGTCTGATTCCTTTCTACCCATGGCAATGTATGGCAATGGAACCTCATACTACCAGAGACTTTGTCAAGATGGATCTAGGTCCTGCTCTAAGAGATAACGGCTATGGACATCTTAAACTCATGACACATGATGATAATCTACCTGCGATATTGGAGGACACTGAAACA GTTATGGAGGACACAGAGGCAAGAAACTACACATCAGGAATAGCACTTCATTGGTACCAATCCGATATCCCATCAGCCAACTACAGCGAATTAGACCAGATCGTCCACCATTATCCAGAAAAGTTTATCCTAGCCACTGAGGCTTGTGATGGATACCAGACGCTTGCAGTGCCTGTTATTTTAGGCAGTTGGGCTAGAGGAGAAGCCTACAGCTTTGATATAATCAAG GACTTGAATCATTTTGTAAGTGGTTGGGTGGATTGGAACCTGGCCCTGAACATGCAAGGAGGGCCTAATTGGGCTAAGAACGAGGTTGACAGCCCCATTATAGTCGATGCTGAGAATGACATCTTCTACAAACAACCGATGTTTTATCACATGGGCCACTTTAG TAAATTCATCCCAGCGGGTTCAGTACGTGTTGATCTTGGATCATCCTCCAGTACTAGTCTGGACATGACTGCATTCAAGCACCCTGATGGTACAATAGCGACAGTTATACTCAACAG GGGTGACTCTGAAGTTCCCTTCAGCATGCATGACATCACTAAGACTGGCTACATCAACGCCATAGCTCCACCACGCTCCATTAAGACATACCTCTGGAAATTTGAGGATATCGTTACAACGTCTACCCCAGATCGCTCTACACAACAAGGGTCGTTCACAACTAAATATGGAGGAAATGATGGGCCTGGGATGAAAATGAGTTTCTCTCTGATAATAGGAATGGTTTTACTTTGCAATCTTGTTTTCAACCTTTTCAGCACTGCCAATTAG